A section of the Solitalea canadensis DSM 3403 genome encodes:
- a CDS encoding DUF4434 domain-containing protein gives MKITGTFLDEISHDIPHQNWGRKEWDADFQHMKNVGIDTVILIRSGYRKFITYPSDYLIKQYGCYQPPVDLVEQFLELSDKHGMNFYFGLYDSGHYWDSGDMTTEIDSNRHVIDEVWQKYGNHESFKGWYLSMEISRRTKGAIEAFQKLGQQCKDVSGGLPTLISPWIDGKKAVMAASGQLTKADAVSLKEHESEWSEIFDGIKGVVDAVAFQDGHIDYHELQDFFEVNKKMADKFGLQCWTNAESFDRDMPIKFLPIKFEKLRLKLEAARKAGYDKAITFEFSHFMSPQSSYLQAGHLYNRYQEYLKELL, from the coding sequence ATGAAGATTACAGGAACTTTTTTGGATGAAATATCGCATGATATTCCACATCAGAACTGGGGCAGAAAAGAATGGGATGCCGATTTTCAACACATGAAAAATGTTGGTATCGACACCGTTATTTTAATACGGTCGGGATACCGGAAATTTATCACCTACCCTTCTGACTATTTAATAAAACAGTATGGCTGCTATCAACCACCAGTTGATCTTGTAGAACAGTTTTTGGAGTTGTCAGATAAGCACGGCATGAACTTCTACTTCGGTTTATATGATAGCGGACATTATTGGGACAGCGGTGATATGACTACCGAAATTGACAGTAATCGTCATGTGATTGATGAAGTTTGGCAAAAATATGGCAACCATGAAAGTTTCAAAGGTTGGTATCTGAGCATGGAAATCAGTCGCCGCACAAAAGGTGCCATCGAAGCATTCCAAAAACTTGGACAACAGTGCAAAGATGTAAGCGGAGGGCTTCCTACTTTAATTTCACCATGGATTGATGGTAAAAAGGCCGTTATGGCAGCTTCAGGGCAGTTAACCAAAGCGGATGCGGTTTCATTGAAGGAGCATGAATCGGAATGGAGTGAAATTTTTGATGGAATTAAAGGTGTTGTTGATGCAGTAGCTTTTCAGGATGGTCATATTGATTACCATGAATTGCAAGACTTTTTTGAGGTAAATAAAAAGATGGCGGACAAGTTCGGTTTGCAATGCTGGACCAATGCTGAATCTTTTGACCGTGATATGCCGATAAAGTTCTTGCCTATCAAATTTGAAAAACTAAGATTAAAACTAGAAGCAGCCAGAAAAGCAGGTTATGACAAAGCGATAACTTTTGAGTTTTCGCATTTCATGAGTCCTCAATCATCTTACTTGCAAGCAGGACATCTATATAATCGCTATCAGGAATACTTGAAAGAACTACTATAG
- a CDS encoding sodium:solute symporter family protein, with protein sequence MSLHTIDIAIIGLYLFLTLFVGFYISQKASKDLQSYFLGGNNIKWYYLGLSNASGMFDISGIMWTVSILFVYGLKSAWIPWLWPVWNQVFVFVFLAAWMRRSNTMTGAQWITFRFGEGRGSTLSHIIIVIFAVISVIGFIAYFFEGIGKFTTTILPWDLSTDMFGFHLSSEHAYALILCGITTVYTIKGGMYSVVGTEVVQFVIMTISCVVIGFIAYNSVTPEQINAVIPAGWKDLFFGWHLNLDWSNTPVPNVNNKIGQDGFEMFGLLFMMMLFKGIFSSLAGPVPSYDMQRVLSTKTAAEASKMSASTILVLYMPRYLMVAAFAVLGLVYIGPELGKMGATIDFEKILPAAIQKFVPIGWKGLLLAGLLASFMGTFSAFVNAAPAYIVNDIYKKYINPDASQKKYIRLSYVASIVLVIIGVSAGFFTKSLNSLTLWLTSALYGGYAAANVLKWIWWRFNGYGYFWGMLGGLIASTTKLFLFPEIVDIYVFPIILLCSFIGCFLGTFLTAPEDEETVMNFYKQTRPWGFWGPIKRKVMEADPSFSPNKDFKRDVFNILVGIVWQMSQVVIPIYFILRENYHLAVWAVVFFVTTWLLKKYWYDKLDETENAKKEANVKLVDESVPVN encoded by the coding sequence ATGAGTTTACATACCATCGACATTGCCATTATCGGCCTTTATCTTTTCCTGACACTGTTCGTCGGGTTTTACATCTCTCAAAAAGCTTCCAAAGATTTGCAATCCTATTTTCTCGGTGGCAATAATATTAAATGGTATTATTTAGGTTTATCAAATGCTTCAGGAATGTTTGACATTTCGGGCATCATGTGGACTGTTTCAATTCTGTTTGTTTACGGATTGAAGAGTGCCTGGATTCCTTGGTTATGGCCGGTTTGGAATCAGGTTTTTGTATTTGTATTCCTGGCAGCCTGGATGCGTCGGTCAAATACGATGACAGGTGCACAATGGATAACGTTCCGTTTTGGTGAAGGCCGAGGTTCTACCCTCTCGCATATCATTATTGTAATCTTTGCTGTTATTAGCGTTATCGGCTTTATCGCCTATTTCTTTGAGGGTATTGGCAAATTCACCACTACCATACTTCCATGGGATCTATCCACCGATATGTTCGGTTTTCATCTTAGTTCAGAACACGCATACGCCTTAATATTATGTGGTATTACTACTGTTTATACCATTAAAGGTGGTATGTACAGCGTGGTAGGTACTGAAGTTGTACAATTTGTTATCATGACCATTTCATGTGTGGTTATTGGTTTTATCGCCTATAACTCAGTAACTCCAGAACAAATAAACGCGGTTATTCCTGCAGGCTGGAAAGATTTGTTCTTCGGCTGGCATTTGAATCTCGATTGGAGCAATACTCCTGTACCAAATGTGAACAATAAAATTGGTCAGGATGGATTCGAGATGTTTGGTTTATTATTTATGATGATGCTTTTCAAAGGTATCTTCTCAAGTTTGGCCGGACCAGTTCCGAGCTATGATATGCAGCGTGTATTATCAACTAAAACAGCTGCCGAAGCTTCTAAAATGAGTGCATCAACAATCCTTGTTCTTTATATGCCTCGTTATTTAATGGTTGCTGCCTTCGCTGTATTAGGATTGGTTTATATCGGTCCTGAATTAGGAAAAATGGGAGCTACCATTGATTTTGAAAAAATTCTTCCGGCAGCTATTCAAAAGTTCGTTCCGATCGGCTGGAAAGGACTATTATTAGCAGGTTTATTGGCTTCATTCATGGGTACATTCTCTGCCTTTGTTAATGCAGCGCCTGCTTATATTGTAAACGACATTTATAAAAAGTATATCAATCCTGATGCAAGCCAAAAGAAATATATACGTCTAAGTTATGTAGCGTCTATTGTATTGGTAATTATTGGTGTTAGTGCAGGTTTCTTTACTAAATCATTAAACTCGCTTACTTTATGGCTTACCTCTGCTTTATATGGTGGTTATGCAGCTGCTAACGTATTAAAATGGATTTGGTGGAGATTTAATGGCTACGGTTATTTCTGGGGAATGTTAGGCGGATTAATTGCGTCAACTACTAAATTATTCCTATTCCCTGAAATTGTAGATATCTATGTTTTCCCTATTATTCTGCTTTGTTCATTCATCGGTTGTTTCCTTGGAACGTTCTTAACAGCTCCGGAAGACGAAGAAACCGTTATGAATTTCTACAAACAAACCCGTCCATGGGGTTTCTGGGGACCAATAAAGAGAAAAGTAATGGAAGCAGATCCTTCATTCTCTCCTAATAAAGACTTTAAACGTGATGTATTTAATATTTTAGTGGGTATCGTATGGCAAATGAGCCAGGTGGTTATCCCTATCTATTTCATCCTCAGAGAAAATTATCATTTAGCAGTTTGGGCTGTCGTATTCTTTGTTACTACCTGGTTATTGAAAAAATACTGGTACGACAAACTCGACGAAACCGAAAACGCTAAAAAAGAAGCAAATGTTAAATTGGTTGACGAAAGCGTTCCCGTAAATTAA
- a CDS encoding DUF3370 domain-containing protein, which translates to MGFALNTSDKFYPTVENHNADALMTLLGAAKSYGNYGHKYNVKFHLYNNNSTNKTVKLYLASNSVDATKTNATWNGAIKMNGSVVNVYTTLNAPRQQRSTWTVPPGLFNVTLDFYVPGMITSNQQLIFETN; encoded by the coding sequence ATCGGATTTGCATTAAATACATCCGACAAGTTTTATCCCACTGTTGAAAATCATAATGCCGATGCATTAATGACCTTACTTGGAGCAGCTAAATCATATGGCAACTACGGACATAAATACAATGTAAAGTTTCACTTGTATAATAATAACTCAACCAATAAAACAGTGAAATTATACCTAGCGTCAAACTCGGTTGATGCTACCAAAACAAATGCAACATGGAACGGAGCAATAAAAATGAACGGATCGGTGGTTAATGTGTATACCACGCTAAATGCACCTCGTCAGCAACGCTCAACATGGACTGTTCCACCGGGTCTGTTCAACGTTACCCTCGACTTTTATGTACCCGGAATGATAACTTCTAATCAACAACTAATTTTCGAAACCAATTAA
- a CDS encoding GDSL-type esterase/lipase family protein has protein sequence MKRSVLTCLLSAATIWAYGQEKPIDSSYANSHYLQRLELFKQMPNQKNEIVFLGNSITEQGEWQELFPGKPIVNRGIGGDNTFGLFARLDEVLASKPAKIFLLIGVNDLGRNLPQAVTLNNYRRIVGKIKKESPKTQLYIQSILPLNEEILKYPYMKGKNPQVLALNEKLVELAKEFNVPFVNVFSVFADDKNELKSEVTLDGIHLRQAAYLQWANYLKSNNYL, from the coding sequence ATGAAAAGATCTGTATTAACATGTTTACTTTCCGCTGCTACGATATGGGCTTATGGGCAAGAAAAGCCCATTGACAGCAGCTACGCAAATTCACACTATTTGCAACGCTTAGAACTTTTTAAGCAAATGCCTAATCAAAAGAATGAGATTGTTTTTTTAGGAAATAGCATTACAGAGCAAGGTGAATGGCAGGAGCTTTTTCCGGGAAAACCAATTGTAAACAGAGGTATCGGTGGAGACAATACCTTTGGTTTATTTGCCCGACTGGACGAAGTTTTAGCATCAAAACCGGCAAAGATATTCTTGCTAATTGGTGTTAATGATTTAGGAAGAAATCTTCCTCAAGCAGTGACGTTAAACAATTATCGTCGCATTGTGGGAAAAATCAAGAAAGAGTCGCCTAAAACGCAGTTATATATCCAGAGTATTCTTCCGTTAAATGAAGAAATTCTTAAATATCCTTACATGAAAGGCAAAAACCCGCAGGTTTTAGCTTTAAATGAAAAATTGGTTGAGCTTGCGAAGGAGTTCAATGTACCGTTCGTCAATGTTTTCAGTGTATTTGCTGATGATAAAAATGAGCTTAAAAGTGAGGTTACCTTGGATGGAATTCATTTACGACAAGCTGCTTACTTACAGTGGGCCAATTACTTAAAGAGCAATAATTATTTGTAA
- a CDS encoding GDSL-type esterase/lipase family protein produces the protein MKSTLLISAGILCCNLAARAQQPVAAKFDTTFHTTYYDQKRSLFELLPDTKNEIIFLGNSITDIGEWAELFQNPSVKNRGISSDITFGVIDRLPEVLSSKPAKIFYMIGINDIAKNIPDSVILANHQRIVSIIKQQSPTTKIYIQSLLPTNNEFIEFKRHQNKTEHIIAVNDGLRELAKREQVTFIDLYPKFIDENGKLDKKYTNDGLHLKGAGYIKWVNILKELNYCCDDTPTSANVSVSVSSDVNRIDTSYANSHYRQRLEFFKHLPNTKNEIVFLGNSITEMGEWQELIPNKNVVNRGISGDVTYGIYARLDEVLASKPLKLFLMDGVNDIKRGTPVQAIADNIQRIIEKIQKVSPKTKIYLQSTLPVNESVKSSAYVKVSNEKIQELNELQKKLANQLNITYIDVQHVLSDSFGQLKREYTSDGIHLVEMGYVYWVNYLKEQKYL, from the coding sequence ATGAAGAGTACATTGTTAATATCGGCGGGAATTTTGTGTTGTAATTTGGCTGCCCGGGCTCAACAACCGGTAGCGGCCAAGTTCGACACTACTTTCCATACCACTTATTACGATCAAAAACGTTCATTATTCGAACTGTTGCCAGACACAAAAAATGAAATCATTTTTTTAGGAAACAGTATTACTGATATAGGTGAATGGGCAGAGTTATTTCAAAATCCGAGTGTTAAAAACCGTGGTATTTCTTCAGATATCACGTTCGGTGTAATTGATAGATTACCAGAGGTCCTATCCTCTAAACCAGCCAAGATCTTTTACATGATCGGCATTAATGATATTGCTAAAAATATTCCTGATTCGGTTATTTTGGCTAATCATCAGCGCATTGTTTCTATCATTAAGCAACAATCTCCTACTACCAAAATTTACATTCAGAGCCTTTTGCCAACAAACAACGAATTTATTGAATTTAAAAGGCATCAAAATAAAACAGAGCATATTATTGCTGTTAATGATGGCTTACGTGAATTGGCAAAAAGAGAACAGGTTACATTCATCGACCTGTATCCTAAATTCATAGATGAAAACGGAAAGCTGGATAAAAAATATACCAATGATGGTTTGCATTTAAAAGGCGCAGGCTACATCAAATGGGTAAACATTTTAAAGGAGTTGAATTACTGCTGTGATGACACTCCAACCTCGGCAAACGTTTCTGTGTCTGTTTCTTCTGATGTGAATAGAATTGATACCAGTTATGCCAACTCACATTACCGTCAGCGACTGGAATTCTTTAAGCACTTACCTAACACTAAAAATGAAATCGTTTTTCTGGGTAACAGTATTACTGAAATGGGTGAATGGCAAGAGCTTATTCCTAATAAAAATGTAGTTAATCGCGGTATTAGCGGTGATGTTACCTATGGCATTTATGCTCGTTTGGATGAAGTACTCGCATCAAAACCATTAAAACTATTCTTAATGGATGGTGTAAACGACATCAAACGCGGTACGCCTGTTCAGGCTATTGCCGACAATATTCAACGCATTATTGAAAAAATTCAAAAGGTATCTCCTAAAACTAAAATTTACCTTCAAAGTACATTACCTGTTAATGAGTCTGTTAAGAGTAGTGCATACGTGAAGGTTTCAAATGAGAAAATCCAGGAGCTAAATGAGCTGCAAAAAAAACTGGCGAATCAGCTTAACATCACTTACATCGATGTGCAGCACGTTTTATCAGACAGCTTTGGCCAGTTAAAGCGTGAGTATACCTCAGACGGAATTCATTTAGTGGAGATGGGTTATGTGTATTGGGTTAACTATCTGAAAGAACAAAAATATTTATAG